CTATCTCGACCCATGGAGGTCTAAACAGGTACCGCGATCGTCGCCGCAGTGGTCACAGCAGAATACTGTCCTGAGCTCGGCACGAGGTGGCTGACACGGAAACATGGCGCCAACGCGACCGCCCAGTTTCCTCAGGCACGGAGCATCGGGCTCGCAGATCAGTCTGAAATCGGCCTGATCCCGGATGTCAGGTGGCGGCTCTCCGTGCATGAGGTCATCGAAGCGACTGTCGTACGCGCAACTCAGCTGACCATCGTAGGTGTCGAGGCGCATTCCATGAAAGAGTACCACTGAGTCGTCATGACGCTTGTTGGAGAAGTGGTTCCTGTCGCCATCATCCACTTTGAAGCGCTCGGCGCCTGGCCAAAGTGGCAGGCGGAAGTCGCTCTCCTTGTCGGGGAGGACTCCGACCATCTTCTTGATCTTGTTGGAGCCGTTTACGGTGTCGCGCATGCACTTGACAACCTGCATGGCACGTAGCACGTCGCGGGCGTCAGTGTAAAGCAAGATCTGCTATGAGGACGTTAGCTGGTGTGGCACAGAAGCAGAAGCGCGTTGCATACCTCCATCAACTCGACCGTCTCGAACACGTCCATGGCCTTCTCGGCGGCCTTGCGCATCTTCTCCTCGGATGTAGACATCGCAGTGGTTTTCGGGTCGGGATCAAGCTCGCTGCAGATATTGGACCTTTGCGAAGTCTGCCGTGTAAGATGAGGCGCGGTTGTTATATGCACAAGGGATAAATGAAAGACAAGAGCAGAGAATGCAGTTTTGTACTTTAGGCGCAAGACAATGGACCGTGCGCCGGAGACACCCGACGGCATGTGATTGCTCATTCACTTGACAATGAATAAGCGAAATACCGAATCCGTCACGCAGCAAACAGAAAGGAAAGAAGGGTGAAATGGATTAACACGCGGCACCGTTCCCACATGCAGAGCTTTTGGGACGCAGACGAAGATCATGAAGGGTAGAGTGAAAGGTGGAGAAAGAAGTACAAGAAGGTAAGGTGCAGAACAAAGCGGTCACAACACACGATCTCAAGGAGACGACCTTGAGCACAAAATCAGGGACTATCTTTTCATTTCCCCCAGACTATCGCCCCTTGATGTCGTTCCACCTTTAGAAGAACCAGCTTTTGCGTACAGACGCTGACCACTCGAGCTTGCCAACCAAATTACCACTCTCCATCATATCCTCGATAGCAGCCCGCCTCCAATGCCATCGAAAGTCGTAGACTGGCTCGAATCGTGACCCTCGCCCGTCATTTGGCCCCTCCACAGATATAACCTCAATACGTACGCCAGCATCAAGGATCGTATCGACAATCCTCTTCGCGGCTCTACTCGCCGCATTCTCGACAACAAAACACCCTCCTGTTCTTGCCCATGCCATGCGCTCAGCATAAGTCTGATCGCATGGAGGCGCAGTGCCGTAGTATTTGTCCTCGAAGCGGAGAGTCAAGTGCTTTACAGTCGCGTTCATGTCCTTCATGCTACGTAGCCATATCGAGAGTGCCTTCTGCTGAAATGGGATTGAAACTTTGCCGTGATCTTCGTAAACGTACTTCTCCTCGGAGTGCCACATGAGGAGTGCCTCGCTTCGGATCTGGCGGCATACTCCCAGGAGAGCTGGAGGCGCCTCTTTGCCAATTTGCTTGATGTCTTGTGCACTCCTGCTGTGTAGAAGAACGAGAGTCCAGATGTCGTTGCGTAGCTCGGCTGGGAGCTTTTGTAATATGCCAGCGGGTTTTGTCATCTCCATAGCTGGCATGGTATGCTGTGCTGATCTGTATTGAGCACGTGAGGAGTAGATCGACTGGCGAGTCTTACTGAGCAGTAATAGCGGAGCCTTGTGATGCTCGAAATGCTCTGATCTGACTGTGATGCCGGTGAAATAGCGTGGTTGATGTCTGAGCAGTATTGTTGGACGATTTGCGTCTTGTGAAGGTGATGACGATGGCGAAGGCGATATGCGAAATTCTGCAAATTCTTATATCCAAAGTGAACCCTTACATAAGGACAAAAAGGTTACAAGTAAGAATGAACTCTGATGCTTAGAAGCATCAAATGTTTCCAACGCCAAGGATTGTCGTCAGGTCAGCAGGCGTGCAGAAAAGGTCGCTACTACCCAAGTGCATCCAAGATTCTATGCCGGAAAATGGGTCGCGATGAACCAAACATACCGCTACATGTTGTCGCGAGTTCCCTCGTCGCCTTAGAAGCCTTCCATAGACTTCTGTTCGGATCCACGTACTCACATCTGCATCAAATGATGAAGGGGCCGAGTATGTGATGGATGAGGCCCAGAAGTATGACTTCAGGAAGGATCGCAAGAGATATGAGGGCAAGACGAGAGATTCATCGTGGTTCCATGCTGAGGCGACTTGATATGACGTGAATGACAGTGCCTGGAGGCACTCCGGTGTCCTGCCGAGCTTGCCTACGGTTCCGACAATGCTTCACGCCTTGTCTTACTGTCTGGGTCAATGTCAGGTGCTTCGCCAATACCAACGGCTCGGTTACCGAATCTGTCTCCAAGGCCGTCGTAGTCGTAGGTAGCAGTGTGGAAAGTGCTCCTGTCATCCCAGATGGCTTGCAAAGTGTTAGCATCCGGTCTTCTGCTCTCCAGACAGACTAACGTACCAAGGTCGTTCGAATTCCTCCATTTGAATCTTACAGTCAGATAGTGATTCTCGTAAACTGTGTTCTTGAACAGAGCCAATAAGCGCTCCGACTCATCTGAATGAAGCTCGTGCATATACCGTGGAAAGGGGCCCAGGGCATATAGGCTCCCGCGCACTACACCGCTCACACGAGTTCATAGATCCAGGAATGTTCGATCCGTACCGCTGGCTAGAAAGCACAGTACCGACGAACCGCACCAACATACCACTGTATCAAGCCTTCAGGCCGTTCGGATCTGGTCGGAGAAGCTGCGTTGAGCGCTCATTTGCTCTTGAGACGATATTTGTGGTAATCGCCTGCATAATCCTGGAGTACGACATACGATCCATTGGAGCCGAGACTACGTGCGAATCCCACAATGAGGACCATGGGAGATGTCCGGAGTATCCTCTCCGAAGACATTTGACCGCTATAGGATCTGGCCCGCAGCTGCGATTCTGTCCGATTGTCTAAGCTTGCTGGAGAGTTGTGGCAAGATACGCCCGATACCAGACACTGTGCGCCCTTCTGAAGCCATGCTCCTGCCAATGCCAGATGGGCTCTGCAGGGTCGGGAGTGTCACTTGAGTACCTAGTTGGGGTTATCTTCTTGTCGCTGTTGTGGTCCAGGGTCCCGCGACTCAGGTGCACGCTGTTGTGCTCTTTCCACGACTTCCTGAGGTGGCGGCTCATGGGCTTGTCGAGGTGGCTGCTGTAGTGGCTGCCGAGCAGGTTGCTGCGGCTACGGCTGGTGATGTTGCGCTTGAGCAGGCTGAGCTAGCTATAGCTGATGGCGCGGCATTGAGCCAGGCCAAAACTGGTGAGGCATGACGTTCTGCTTGAACTGGAGCTGCAAGTGTAGCAGATACGGCGGTGGGGTCCCATGCATGGCCATATGCATTGGCATCTGAATCCGACCAGGTCGGTACAGATGGAGGGACAGTAAGGGGGCTGTGGGAAGCTGATGAAGCCATTGGGGTAGAGGTGCTGCTGGCATGGGCAAAGGAACAGGACTGACCCCAGTCGACCAAGACATGCTTCGAAAGAGACGATATGTCAAAGAGATTTTGTATCAATTCGTGCTCAGAGCTTTCGATTGCAGATGCGGATTCATGCCCTCTGGGCCATTTGCTTGAATGTCATGCACGCGCGCTTCAGACTGGACTACTCCGTTCGTTGCCGCTTGCTTCTTGGCTGGGAGTCGTAGGCCGTCGTGCAATCTAGTTCAGTCTTGTCTTCAGGCGCATTGCCGGCGGAAACATTCATCATCGCGGGCGCCATCTTCATCATCGTCGTCACCTTCGTTAGCTTCTTCTTCGTCGTCATGGTCGTCGCCGTCATTCTCATCATCATCGTCGTCCTCTGTCCCGTTCTCGTTGTCCGAAGCATCGCTGATGTGTTTACCTCGATCATCATACTCGCCAACGATGCGCTCAAACTCATCAAACTCGACGTCCTTGAGCTGTCTACTATGCGGGACACCGTCAATGAGGAGCTTCCGAAAATACTAATCTTAAAGAAATACCGCGCCTCCTTCCCTGAGGTACTGCAGTTCCTAGGCTGGTTATTTTGATACAACAGTACATGTACATGTATACTGGAACATTGAAGGTAGGTCCCATGACGTGAAGAGGTCATTGCATCTGCCAAGGTGTCTCGTGCTCGTGCTCGTTTCACATGCATTACCCCAGCTGTCTAATGCGGCTTATGGCAGTGCGCGCGCGGCCCGTCTCACTGACAGCACCATGGGCCAAGCGAGATAGCATAGGCAGGCCATCGACACTCCTTGGCAGGTTATGTGATGATGCTGTAAGGTGAAGTGTACGTACATGTAAGAAGAAAGCGAAGAGGTGTGAACTGTGAAGGACTTCCAGCTCGCATTTCGCACCTCGCAGCTGGCGATCCGAGCTCCTTCTCCACCTTCAACCTTGGTGGTCCCGGAAACCTGGAGCTCTCCAAAACGATTTCCAATCTCCAGCCTCAAGGCTCACACATCCTGAAACCAACACATAACGACGTACCTTGACGAGCTGAACGACTTCACGACCTGATATATGCCATAATACATAGCCTGTCCCACTCTCAACCACAGCTTCCACCACTATGCCCTCCTCAGACCTCCCCAAACGCTCCAAGAGCACCTCGGGCCCCGGAGGAGCGTATCAAGACCACCACTTCCGCTCTTCACAGAATCTTGGCCCACGTCCAACACCCACGATTCCCAAGGGAGGCGTATGGTCAGTCTATGCCGAGATCGACATCAACGTGCCTCCCAAGTACCCCTACGACGCCGTTGTCTCGGTGCATGAGTGGAGGGAATGGAATACCTTCAACCCAGACGTGATCATTACCAAACACCCAAACCCCCACGCCGGACGTCAGAACCTCAAGATGGAGCAGGGGACGTTCATGACTTTCACAGTGCAGATCACACCCGACATTCGCGAGACGAGCAAGGAGCGATGCGAGCATCTTGAACCTCTGAAGCACAAGGACGACGGGCATGCAAGTCATGCTCAGGGCGGGAACATCACGAGGATACGATGGGTTTTGGATAACGCGAATTTATTCGCGCCAGGCTTCATCATGAAGACAGAGCGGGTCAATGAGATCGAAGAGATGCCCAACGGAGGCACAAAGTACAGGACCTGGATCACCTTTGCGGGCATGGGTGCTAAGAGCTGGAAAAAGAAATACTCCGAGGCCATACAACAAAGGGTACAGGACTTCTGCAGAGACTTGAAGAGAAGAAGTGAGGAGCTGTATGCGAAAGATGCTGGATTCGGGAGCGAAGGCGACAAAAACCCCGCCGTTCAGGAGAACGGACATGCTGCATGAAAACTCGACCTCATTACTGTGGCTTAGCGAAGGCGTTCTTGGGATTGGGCACCTTTGTCGACTACCATCCGGCCGGGACTTCATGTGGCCAGTGCAATAGCAGGACTGGAACACAGCACAGAAACAATGCACCAACCGGACTACAGGATTATGGTTACTACTTAGGACTACTTCCTGATGACTACCTATCTGAAAAGGCGTAACACTATTTTCTCGAGCACAATTTTTAATGTACTTTTAATTCATATATACTACTTTTGACGAGCTCTGGAAAGAGGCCGGCGAGTTCAACAACCATCAGACTTGTGCATACGACAATCAGACTCGACAGCTTCACCGGAAGTGATCTCGCAGGTCAAGTCATGCCTCTACGTATTCACGAATCCCCAAGAGATACTCCACTGAGAGACTCGCCGCAACCACCGGACATCCCGCCCGGCAGTGCGAGCAGGTTGGCTACATATACCTACTCCAATGAACCTCCCGCGGACGCACACGAGAATTTGCGAGAGCACGGTAGTCACGGGTCGATTTTACAGAATTCCGGGAGTCAACACGAAGTCGCGCAAGCAAGGTCAGCACGATACT
Above is a window of Fulvia fulva chromosome 6, complete sequence DNA encoding:
- a CDS encoding Alpha-ketoglutarate-dependent dioxygenase oryG, which codes for MHELHSDESERLLALFKNTVYENHYLTVRFKWRNSNDLAIWDDRSTFHTATYDYDGLGDRFGNRAVGIGEAPDIDPDSKTRREALSEP